GAGCCGTACCGCCGAGGTGCGCGGGCACCCACCACGTGTCGTTCGCGTCCTTCGGGCGGACCGGGTAGGCGCGCTGCGCGGCCTCCAGGAGCTCCTGGACGCGCTCGCGCAGCCGCCGCGTGATAGCGCCCGCGTACTGGTCGGAGGGGGCCTCGAGGGGCTCGCCGACGCGGATCGTCACCGGGATGTGGCTCCGCTTGAAGTTCCGGGGACGGCCCTTCGTCCAGACCCGCTGGGTGCCCCAGAGCGCCATCGGGATCAGCGGGACGCCCGCCTCCTGCGCCAGCCGCGCCGCACCCGTCTTGAAGCTCTTGAGGGTGAAGGACTGGGAGATGGTCGCCTCGGGGAAGACACCGATGATCTCGCCGGCCCGCAGCGACTCGAGCGCGTGCTGGTAGGCGTGCTCGCCCTGCGAGCGGTCGACGGGGATGTGCTTCATGCCGCGCATGAGCGGCCCCGAGACCTTGTGCTTGAAGACGGAGTCCTTCGCCATGAAGCGGACGAGACGCTTCTGGGGGAGGGCCGCGAGACCCGTGAAGATGAAGTCCAGATAGCTGATGTGGTTGCTCACGAGCACCGCCCCGCCCGTGCGCGGGATGTTCTCGGAACCCTGCGTGTCGATCTTCAGGTCGAGCGCCTTGAACAGCGTGAGCGCGGCACCGACGACCGGTCGATAGACGAGTTCTGCCATCGGAGAGGAACCTCTTCTTCGTGTGCCCGGAGCGGGTTCTCCCGGCGAAGTTACGCGGCCGTAGGTTTTCGGCTTTGGGCAGATCGTGCCCCATGTGGGGCGCCGTGACCAGTCCAGGCGGCTTCGTACAGGGAGATTCTCGTCACCCCCGGTGGCCGTGGCGGGAATCGTACGGTCGCGTGCGACGCTGCTGGTGGGGGAAGAGAGACGCATGGGAAAGGGGAGAAGGATGTCGGAGGCCCTGGGGGCCGAGGTCCTGCGGCCGGAGGTGCTCGGCGCCGAACTGGGCGAGCGGGCCACCCTCGTGCAGTTCTCGACCGCCTTCTGCCAGCCCTGCCGCGCCACCCGCCGCACCCTCGCCGAGGTGGCCGCCATGGTGCCGGGCGTCGCGCACGTGGAGATCGACGCCGAGGAACGCCTCGACCTCGTACGGGAGCTGGGCATCGCCCGGACGCCCACCGTCCTCGTCCTCGACCGCACGGGCCGGGTCGTCCGCCGGGCGGCCGGACAGCCCCGCAGGGCGGACGTCATCGCGGCGCTGGGGCGGGCGGTCTGACGCGGTGACACTTCTCCCATATCCCGGTACGCACTTGACTGCACCCGCCACCGATCGTCACCCTGACGGAGTGCCCCCAGAACTCCTTCTCTACGGCCGGGTCCATGTGGACCTGGCCCGCAACGCGAGCGCGCGCTGTCCGGGTGTCTGACCACCCCAGGACTCCCCTCATGACGCCCTCGCAGAAGGACAACTCCATGACGGTTACGCCGGACCTCCAGCTCAGTACCGCTCCCACGATCGGCGCACCCCGGCAGGCCTCTCCCGATCTGCTCCGTTCCGTCTTCCGCCGGCACGCCGCCGGTGTCGCGGTGATCACCGCGCACGGCGAGCGCCCCGTCGGCTTCACCGCGACCTCGCTGAACTCCGTCGCCGCCGAGCCCCCGCTGATCTCCTTCGGGGTGGGCACCTCCTCCTCCAGCTGGCCCGTGGTGGCCGAGGCGGAACACATCGGCGTGCACATACTCGGCGAGCACCAGCAGGAACTGGCCGCCACCTTCGCGCGCAGCGGCGCCGACCGCTTCGGCGGGTCGACCCGCTGGAGCGTGGGGCCGGAGGGGGTGCCCGTCCTGGACGGCGTCCTCGCCTGGCTGGTCTGCCGCGTGGTGGCCCGGGTGCCCGCGGGCGACCACCGGATCGTGATCGCGCAGGCCGTCGCCGGAGACCCGGAAGGGGTGGGCCGGCCCCTCCTGTACCACCACGGGCGCTTCAACGCGCTGCGCGACTGAGAGTTCCCCTGCGCGCCCCTCTCTGCGCGTTGTCAAGGTCACATCTCTGAGCGCTTGCTTACCTGTAACGAACTGGGTGTACTGACGAGTAATATTTCGGTCGGGGCGTCCGGCGCCCCGACCGGAAACCCGCCCTTCAGGCGCCTATGCTGCGAGCAACAAGGCAGCCAAGTTATGACGATGCAGTAGGAGAGCCGGCGTGAGCTTGAGGATCGTTGTCTGTGTGAAGTACGTGCCCGACGCGACCGGAGACCGTAAGTTCGCGGACGACCTGACGGTCGACCGCGACGACGTCGACGGCCTGCTGTCGGAGCTCGACGAGTACGCGGTCGAGCAGGCCCTGCAGATCGCCGAAGAGGCGGACGACGCGGAGGTCACCGTGCTGACGGTCGGCCCCGAGGACGCCAAGGACGCGCTGCGCAAGGCGCTGTCCATGGGCGCCGACAAGGCCGTCCACGTCGAGGACGACGACCTGCACGGCAGTGACGTCATGGCGACGTCGCTCGTGCTCGCCAAGGCGATCGAGAAGACCGGCTACGACGTCGTCATCGCCGGTATGGCCTCCACCGACGGCACCATGGGTGTCCTGCCGGCGATCCTCGCCGAGCGCCTGGGCGTCCCGCAGGTCACGCTGCTCTCCGAGGTCAAGATCGAAGACGGCAAGGTCACCGGCCGTCGCGACGGCGACAGCGCCTCCGAGCAGCTGGAGGCCTCGCTTCCGGCCGTCGTGTCCGTGACGGACCAGTCGGGCGAGGCGCGCTACCCGTCCTTCAAGGGCATCATGGCCGCCAAGAAGAAGCCGGTGGAGTCCCTGGAGCTCGACGACCTCGACATCGACGCCGACGAGGTCGGCCTCGAGGGTTCCTGGACCGCCGTGGACTCGGCCGCCGAGCGTCCGGCGCGCACCGCGGGCACGATCGTGAAGGACGAGGGCGAGGGCGGCAAGCAGCTCGCCGAGTACCTCGCGAGCCAGAAGTTCATCTAAGGCTCCCGCGAGCCGACCGTCCCGCCCCTTTTCGTTCGCAGGAGACTGAAGTCCCATGGCTGAGATTCTCGTCTACGTCGACCACGTCGACGGTGCCGTCCGCAAGCCCACCCTGGAGCTGCTGACCCTCGCCCGCCGCCTCGGCGACCCGGTCGCCGTCGCCCTCGGCAACGGCGCCGCCGACACCGCCGCCGCGCTCGCCGAGCACGGTGCCGTGAAGGTCCTCACCGCCGACGCCCCCGAGTTCGCCGAGTACCTTGTCGTCCCGAAGGTCGACGCGCTCCAGGCCGCGTACGAGGCCGTTTCCCCGGCCGCCGTGCTCGTCCCGTCCTCCGCCGAGGGCAAGGAGATCGCGGCCCGCCTCGCGGTCCGCATCGGCTCCGGCATCATCACCGACGCCGTGGACCTGGAGGCCGGTGACGAGGGCCCGGTCGCGACGCAGGCCGCGTTCGCCGCCTCGTTCACCACCAAGTCCCGTGTCTCCAAGGGCACCCCGGTCATCACGGTCAAGCCGAACTCGGCCCCGGTCGAGGCCGCCCCGGCCGCCGGCGCCGTCGAGGCCCTCGCGGTCTCCTTCGGCCCGCTGGCCACCGGCACCAAGGTGACCGCGCGCACCCCGCGCGAGTCGACCGGCCGTCCGGAGCTGACCGAGGCCGCGATCGTGGTCTCCGGTGGCCGTGGCGTCAACGGCGCCGAGAACTTCGCGATCATCGAGGCGCTCGCCGACTCGCTCGGTGCCGCCGTGGGCGCCTCGCGCGCCGCGGTCGACGCCGGCTGGTACCCGCACGCCAACCAGGTCGGCCAGACCGGCAAGTCGGTCTCGCCGCAGCTGTACATCGCGTCCGGCATCTCCGGCGCGATCCAGCACCGCGCGGGCATGCAGACCTCGAAGACCATCGTCGCCATCAACAAGGACGCCGAGGCCCCGATCTTCGACCTCGTCGACTACGGCGTGGTCGGCGACCTCTTCGACGTCGTCCCGCAGCTGACCGCCGAGGTTCAGGCCCGCAAGGGCTGACCTGCTGTTCTTTACGGTCCGGGGGCCGCGTGGCGATTCGTCGCCGCGCGGCCCCCGGCCGTTTCGGACACCCATTGACGTGGGTCCCGACCGACTATTAACTTCGCTATACGGATTGTTGATTCCGTGAAGCGGAAAACAGGAGGATGTGGGATGGGTCAGCAGGAGAAGGTGTCGACGAGCCTCGCGGGCGCGGTCAGCGAGGGCATCAGCGCCTCCCTGGCAGCGGTGGACGCAGAGCTCGACCGCCGCTACCCGGGAGACCCCGGCACCCGCCAGCCCGTCCACACGGTCTACGTCCCCGGCAACGTCTTCGACGCCGACACCGTCCGCTCCTGGGGCGACCAGGCCCTCGCGGCCCTCGACGAGCACGCCCCCGACGCTGCCTCCTTCGCGGCCGTCCTCGGCCTCGCCGACGACCTCGCCGAGGACGTCTACGGCCGCGTCCGCGCCAAGCTGGAGCGCGAACCGATCGAGGACCTGCGCGTCGACTTCGAGGACGGCTACGCGGGCCAGGACGAGGACCAGGACGCGGCCCGCGCCGCCCGGCTGATCTCGGAGGCGTACGCGAACGGCACGGCCGCCCCGTACATGGGCATCCGGATGAAGTGCATGGAGTCCGCCGTACGCGACCGGGGCATCCGCACCACCGACGTCTTCCTCACCGGGCTCCTGGAGAACGGCGGCCTCCCCGACGGCCTCGTCCTCACCCTCCCCAAGGTGACCTACCCCGAGCAGGTCTCCGCCTTCGTGCGCCTCCTGGAGGCCTTCGAGAAGGCCCACGGCCTGGACGCCGGCCGCCTCGGCTTCGAGATCCAGATCGAGACCAGCCAGTCCATCCTGGCCACGGACGGCACCGCCGCCGTCGCCCGCATGATCGGCGCCGCCGAGGGCCGCGCCACCGGCCTGCACTACG
The sequence above is a segment of the Streptomyces sp. NBC_01255 genome. Coding sequences within it:
- a CDS encoding flavin reductase family protein, which gives rise to MTVTPDLQLSTAPTIGAPRQASPDLLRSVFRRHAAGVAVITAHGERPVGFTATSLNSVAAEPPLISFGVGTSSSSWPVVAEAEHIGVHILGEHQQELAATFARSGADRFGGSTRWSVGPEGVPVLDGVLAWLVCRVVARVPAGDHRIVIAQAVAGDPEGVGRPLLYHHGRFNALRD
- a CDS encoding electron transfer flavoprotein subunit beta/FixA family protein translates to MSLRIVVCVKYVPDATGDRKFADDLTVDRDDVDGLLSELDEYAVEQALQIAEEADDAEVTVLTVGPEDAKDALRKALSMGADKAVHVEDDDLHGSDVMATSLVLAKAIEKTGYDVVIAGMASTDGTMGVLPAILAERLGVPQVTLLSEVKIEDGKVTGRRDGDSASEQLEASLPAVVSVTDQSGEARYPSFKGIMAAKKKPVESLELDDLDIDADEVGLEGSWTAVDSAAERPARTAGTIVKDEGEGGKQLAEYLASQKFI
- a CDS encoding electron transfer flavoprotein subunit alpha/FixB family protein — its product is MAEILVYVDHVDGAVRKPTLELLTLARRLGDPVAVALGNGAADTAAALAEHGAVKVLTADAPEFAEYLVVPKVDALQAAYEAVSPAAVLVPSSAEGKEIAARLAVRIGSGIITDAVDLEAGDEGPVATQAAFAASFTTKSRVSKGTPVITVKPNSAPVEAAPAAGAVEALAVSFGPLATGTKVTARTPRESTGRPELTEAAIVVSGGRGVNGAENFAIIEALADSLGAAVGASRAAVDAGWYPHANQVGQTGKSVSPQLYIASGISGAIQHRAGMQTSKTIVAINKDAEAPIFDLVDYGVVGDLFDVVPQLTAEVQARKG
- a CDS encoding TlpA family protein disulfide reductase; its protein translation is MSEALGAEVLRPEVLGAELGERATLVQFSTAFCQPCRATRRTLAEVAAMVPGVAHVEIDAEERLDLVRELGIARTPTVLVLDRTGRVVRRAAGQPRRADVIAALGRAV
- a CDS encoding DUF6986 family protein, whose amino-acid sequence is MGQQEKVSTSLAGAVSEGISASLAAVDAELDRRYPGDPGTRQPVHTVYVPGNVFDADTVRSWGDQALAALDEHAPDAASFAAVLGLADDLAEDVYGRVRAKLEREPIEDLRVDFEDGYAGQDEDQDAARAARLISEAYANGTAAPYMGIRMKCMESAVRDRGIRTTDVFLTGLLENGGLPDGLVLTLPKVTYPEQVSAFVRLLEAFEKAHGLDAGRLGFEIQIETSQSILATDGTAAVARMIGAAEGRATGLHYGTFDYSACLGVSAAYQASDHPAADHAKAIMQVAAAGTGVRVSDGSTNVLPVGSKEHVHEAWRLHYGLTRRALARAYYQGWDMHPGHIPTRYAAVFAFYREGFEAAAKRLSAYANHAGGDVMDEPATAKALSSYLLRGIDCGALDTAEVDALTGMSRAALDRFAAPRRGDLTASAE
- a CDS encoding lysophospholipid acyltransferase family protein; amino-acid sequence: MAELVYRPVVGAALTLFKALDLKIDTQGSENIPRTGGAVLVSNHISYLDFIFTGLAALPQKRLVRFMAKDSVFKHKVSGPLMRGMKHIPVDRSQGEHAYQHALESLRAGEIIGVFPEATISQSFTLKSFKTGAARLAQEAGVPLIPMALWGTQRVWTKGRPRNFKRSHIPVTIRVGEPLEAPSDQYAGAITRRLRERVQELLEAAQRAYPVRPKDANDTWWVPAHLGGTAPTPAQVKEAG